A part of Micromonospora chersina genomic DNA contains:
- a CDS encoding cyclic nucleotide-binding domain-containing protein gives MTPLEMLRVHPFLAGLPEEWLPPLTGYARPVVWHPGHRLFRAGQPAERFWLVRGGQVALDFPVPGRGDVGIETIGPGGVLGWSWLFPPYRWQFGAVAVQRSTAVELSAAGVRRLMESDDALGRQLTTRFMSVVVDRLHAARVRLLDLYDLPAVLPPTG, from the coding sequence ATGACCCCGCTGGAGATGCTCCGCGTACACCCCTTCCTCGCCGGGCTGCCCGAGGAGTGGCTGCCCCCGCTGACCGGCTACGCCCGCCCGGTGGTCTGGCACCCCGGGCACCGGCTGTTCCGGGCCGGGCAGCCGGCCGAGCGGTTCTGGCTGGTCCGCGGCGGCCAGGTGGCGCTGGACTTCCCGGTGCCCGGCCGCGGTGACGTGGGGATCGAGACGATCGGCCCGGGCGGGGTGCTCGGCTGGTCGTGGCTCTTCCCGCCCTACCGCTGGCAGTTCGGCGCGGTCGCAGTCCAGCGCAGCACGGCTGTCGAGCTGAGCGCCGCGGGCGTACGCCGGCTGATGGAGTCCGACGACGCGCTGGGCCGGCAGCTCACCACCCGCTTCATGAGCGTCGTGGTGGACCGGCTCCACGCCGCCCGGGTCCGCCTGCTCGACCTCTACGACCTTCCCGCGGTGCTGCCGCCAACCGGCTGA